cgtcaagtcgtgtggcacccatacatcgagcttctttttgaatccaagcttcttcaaatggtttataacggtttaatgactcatgcccagctcttggccgatgctacggctgctactatgccggtctctttcgatcaattcagcgattttatcgcaattttcgacgacaggccttcgggACCGTGACGCATCTTCGAtgacctctgcaccagaacgaaaacgttgaaaccatcgttgtccggtggaaatggaaactgtatcgggtccataaactgcacaaattttattggcagcgtgagatgcatttttgcgtttatcgtagtagtactgtaaaatatgccgtattttctctttattttgctccatgtttgcgacgctataactcacgaacgactaaaagcaaacaacaattaatcaaacacgtattagcacgtgaaaagagctttccaaaaagctctagcgtgaaccgatgcgacgaatacaactagaactacgcgcttgcaaagacaagcttgcggaaataccgcaagactttttggccaaccttatatttcAATCACGAATTTTGTTTCAGCGGAGTTACAAGTGCAGTTCTATCTGCATCATTTCGGTcaggttgttgtttttgtagcagcataaacattccccgtgcatatacgaggaatgctgctgaaatgtcagtccttggctggatataaattcgggtcgtttcgGTTACGTAGAGCCGACTGTCGTGGGCACGTCGGTCAGGTATTTTAGTGTGATGTCTCACACGCCTCTAAGTCACCCATAGCCATTTGTGTGCGAGTATTTCCTGTAAGAGAACTCAGATGAATGTGATCAGTGGCCAAGCTCCTAAATTTGCAGTATTGGCTAACTTAGAGTTTGTCAGCTGTGAGGCTAATGGCAATAGCGCTACTAGGATAACAGAAAGTATCAGTGCCTGTAATAGTGACTCTATGCCTTAGGAAAGGCTTCATAGTACCCCATAGGCTATGTCAATTCCCAGTACTTCTGTCTAGAACCTGACAATCGGGTTTGAtagtaataaaagtaatttcgtCGGAGGGGTATTCTACATCCATTCATCTCTTATGACATATTATGccgtaaaaaatcaatttttgtattgtttgtTGAAACTCTGTAATGACGTAATCCAACACAATTCACATGCTATTCAtatattagaaaatgtattaataatttatatttccttATGTCACATATTTTCAGTTGCTCTTGATTTGGACAACATAGTGCCCATACCGATGGGTACACGCCCAGTCATCGGCGGGCAACAGCGACCAAGTGCAGCTACTGCAGCCGATGTTATGAACTTTGCCAAGAGTCTGCCAATTGAGATAGCAAATTCGCCAATGACTGCTGGACGCTCGTATGTGAATGTGCTCGAAGAAGATGTAAGTTTAGTAAAAATACTTTTCAAttacttaatatttatttattaatattttaaaattgcgcAATTTTAGGAATTGGACAATACAGTCGATATTGCTGCGAGCATCAAAGCGCTGGCCAAAAGCGTGCATGGCGAAGCCGTGTTTGGCGATTTGCCACGCCCACGTTTGCGTTCGCAAATTTAAGGCACACAAGTACACAATAAacttacacatgcatatgtatttccTTGAACTATACTAGTTTGCTCAAAGAAGAGAAGAAATTACGTTAAAGTGCTTGAATTAtaaacttacacatacatacatgcatacagacatattacttatattattatgtatgtataaataaccACAACGCATATTTACATAGccacgtacatacatgcatacgatAGAATATtagatatgcatacatatgtacgactacgactacatacatataagtaactTACTCCTATTCTAGCAGCGTAATAACTATTTGTCATCATTCGATGTAACtgattattttaagaaaagaaaatataatactaaaaagaaattaaagtttGACAACAGTTTCGCCGGTGTGTAATGTGCGATGTGCAGGAAACCCAGTTAAGTTGAACCTCCGCTTAACTAACCATTCTATTTCAAATTGTTAAGAAGGAAAGCGGATAATATTCGAGAAAGCTATTTGCATATTATGTTCGTTTCAAACTAATTAAATAGCTTTAGTGTGTGcagattaatttttatttttcatataggGGTTTCACTAATAAACAAACATTTACAATGTTCTTATAAACTTAAGcctattttcataaattattatGTGGCAAATCATTATAATGAATTCGAGTTTAATTTGACTTTTAATTTGTAATAGCTTTaagtttatgtttttatatactttCTCATAAAATTAATGTGGATCATGAACCACTCAAAACGAAAGAAAATTCTGAATATGCATATATCAAGTTCATACACATTTTCGTAAAGGCACCTTAAGCCATTTGACCGAAACGTGCATGAAAACGTGCTCTTTTccagacaaacatttttcaaatttaagaaCAATTTTCATGTTGCAACAATGCTTATTTCAATTCTTAATCGACGCTTAACTTGCATAAAAATGAATGTGAGCAAAATTTCAATAAGGCCtttgttaaaacaaaaattatattgtgTTAGTTATAttcccatatacatatacaaatatatgaaacatatgtatacaatgcatgtatacacatgtataataataattcaataattcatataataaaaaatggtcTTTTCTATGcttgtttacatatacatatgccttAAAAATGTCTGTGCAAATAATGCACAAATTGGACAAGGATGTTGTTCACTACATATTTGCGCTACTATGATCACCtttacacatttacataccTATGCTGCATGCTGAGAAAAATAATGTACCGTTAATGTGCTCGCTTACACTCTttgtaataatatacatattttcatacgaacatgttttgttttgataacaTCCAATTGTTGTTTCATCTAAAATACGTCGCGCTTATGAATGCATTGTATTCGCATGGATTCGATAAACCGTCTATTCATACTTATTTACTGTAAAATCGATTGTACCATAGTACGAGATTTactgttaaaaataaaacatttttatatgcataccaAATTGTGTTATCATTTATTGGGCAATAAATACAGATCAGTAGGTGCTAAACGcagatataaaataattatcgatagagttacaatataaaatttgaagatAAAAGCTTTATTAGTGCGAGTTTATTCAAACCTCGATTGGCTGTTGAAAATAGTACTTTTAAAACGCATAAAAAATTGAGAATGAGATCGCTCAGTCTTTTTAGGTTAGATTAAGCTTTCCACTTGAAAAGTGGTGCTGTAAGATACACAGTGACAAGGTTCTGTTCACCGATCTAAACCTTACACAGCGCACATAGCACGCTTCTAGACTAAATCTCGAAGGTTGCATCGAACAGGAGTTTGAGTTGAGTTGATATTAGCGGAGCAGTGCCTtagccaaggcgaatttattacaggtgacagcaaacacatataagtaaaaccccacatgtatttgttgttgcgtttggtccaagcatcacgtcaaaatcagtaatcaaatgtaaacataccaatacatacaaacaaagcatatcattttgacgtaagccatacctacgatgaaaaattcagctgggtgaatgctgtcaccttaataaattcACCTTGGCCTTAGCCATAACCGCAACtacaaaatcagctgttctgaTCAAACACAAGGGCATCACTAAACGATTATAAGTGCTGCATCATAACGCCGTAACCATAACCGTAgccgtatgtatatgtattaattttggtttttccccGTAACCGCAAGCAGCTGTGAaatactttacattttttttgatatttgtaattaattgtaataatttgaatattagaaatgaacgaCGAAAATGAATTGACTTGGTGGAAAACTATCCGTGTTTTTATAtcaaaatgcaaatgttgtcatAGATCctacttcaatatcagctgtttatggttacggcaTGACTAAACAACAAATCTGTAATGGTGTTATGGCTATGGCACCACTAAATGCGCTTTACACATTGCGAATTTTGATTCTGCTGTTAATTGAATGGTGTGTTTAATGGGCTTTTAACGAAATTGGTAGACAGTCATTCATCTTTTTCTAGGAGCAACCCTGAATTTGCATAGATTCGCCTTGTGAGCAGCTGTCATTTGAAACACTTTTGATACCTCTGTGATAATTATTGGATTTAATGTTGGCGCGCCAAACAGTACTATTGCTAAAATATTCCAAGTTTCGGTATTTCGTCTTTTGTTgtgataaatatataaaatgcaaGCTTTTCTGAAAACTGGCAAAACTACTGCCCATGATAAGACGCAGAGTGGTGGCTCCTCGGTTACCGCTAGCAGCAGTGGTGAACGTCGTAAACCACCGGCACCTTGGGTTGAAAAATAGTATGTAATATTCTTGatcttgtaatataatatatattgaacatttttcaataaacagTCGCCCAAAGAGTGTGGAGGATGTTGTCGAACAGTCAGAGGTGGTGGCAGTTCTGCGCAAATGCGTGGAGGGTGcagatttaccaaatatgctTTTATATGGCCCACCTGGAACTGGTAAAACCAGTACAATATTGGCAGCCGCACGCCAAATTTTCGGGGATCTTTATCGCGATCGCATACTGGAGCTAAACGCTTCGGATGAACGTGGCATTGCAGTAGTACGCACAAAAATCAAGAATTTTGCACAACTGACCGCGAGTGGCACACGACCAGATGGTCGCCCATGCCCACCTTTTAAAATTATCATACTTGATGAAGCTGATTCAATGACACATGCTGCACAGGCTGCTTTACGTCGTACCATGGAGAAGGAAAGTCGCAGTACACGTTTCTGTTTGGTGTGCAATTATGTGTCACGTATCATTGAGCCGATCACATCGCGTTGCACCAAATTCCGTTTCAAGTCGTTGGGTGATGAGCAAATGATTTCGCGTTTGCGCCATATTTGTGAACTAGAGGACGTTAAAATTGATGAGAATGCTTATAAATCTATTGTGCAGATATCTGGCGGTGATATGAGACGTGCGATAACTACATTGCAGTCGTGCTACCGTCTTAAAGGCACATCAAATACCATTAGTACGGCGGACTTGCTGGAAATGTCGGGCATTATACCAGAAAATTATTTAGTAGAATTTTTAGAAGTATGCCAAGCTGggaattattcaaaattggaaGACTTTGTGCGGCAGATAGGCTATGAAGCTTATAGTATTGGTCAAATGTTGGAGCAATTCAATGACTACGTTCTTCGATGTCCGTCACTAACTAACAAACAAAAAGCGTTAATCTGTGACAAGCTTGGTGTAAGTTTTTGCAGCTTGAGTTAAATGTAACGACGCGCTCttacgattattttctttacagGAATGCTCTTTTCGTCTACAAGACGGTGGCTCAGAATATCTACAGATTATGGACTTGGGTTGCGCAATAATACTGGCGCTCAAATAGAAACTCTACGGAATACGAATTATTTCATAATAaggggaaaaatatatttaattaaaaagtacaaGCTGAATTTAGTTTACTTTAAGatcattaaattttctatcattttgcaaAACTCTTATATTATTGTACTACTTCGAACTCATCATCTTCTCGCTCTCGTTTAACACCACCACTACTTCCATCGCCACCTGTATTGCTTCCACCAATACTACCAACCGCAGCAGATGCACTTGTATCTAGATCAACCTCCATCTTAACGTCGCCGCTGTCGACCCCACCGCTATTAACATTTATACTGCTACCGATTCCCGTCGAACCGCTCACCGAAACCGTTTTAGTGGTCGTAGTGAATTTTATCACTGGCTTAGGTATTGTAACTACTTGTGTCTTTGGTGCAAGAACAGTTTGACGCTTAGTTACGCCTGCACCACCACTGCCACCAGTACTCTTCGTCTGTGTTTTGATAGTGGAGCGCGCGTCCAACGCGGATTTTGTCATCTTTTTGGGTTGGTTAGCAGCACGAAGTTTGTAGTTGCAGGCTGATAGACAATAACGATCAGGAGGAAGACGCAAACCACAATGTGGTTTAATAGGCGGCAAAGGCATCGCATTTCGGACCTCTGCAAGTTTTGCCAgaatcttaaaaaatataaacaagtgacaattgtttatttttagtaaaaaaaaagttgcttacATGACGAGGGGGCGGGCATGTAAAGGCTTTATCCAAAACAACCTCAGTGGCAAGTTTTACATCATCCAAATCAATTGTTTTCTTGCGAGCATGATTTGCAAATACTTTCGCGTCATCCAATATACAAGTCACGTAACCTGAAGCATCAAAATAGTAAAAAGTATTATTACAGTGTATAGTATCCCTAAAGGTGTTTATAAACTTACGATATGTGAACTCCAACAATTGATTGATAACGCGCGGTTCATAATCTTGCACATTCAGCTCTTTTAATATTGACATTATTACTTGTGCATCCTTTGGTACATGCTTTACCTGGTTATTTAACTTAGATTTGtcgactttttccttttcggCAGACATTGTGCCGAAATTTATTGAATGGATATGTTATGTTGTTGAAAGCTAAGCAAAGATTAATTGCTCAAAGAATATTTCTGTATTGTTGCGTATTGCCATCTCGGCTGTGAAAGCCAAGCAATTCATAGTGATGCCACATATATTTGGGAAtaaaatatacacatttttgtAGATTATAGTTTCACGAGCCAGACGATTGTGTTTATTCaacatataattaaataatttggaGAAATGAGAAAACGTTGTTCCGAAGTAGTtgcatctttatttttttagtcacgagttttaaaataaaacgtgAATAAAATTAacgttaacataaaaaattggaaaataatgtCAGTGTATCACCACGTGAATCAAATATACAGGATCACACATGTACGAGaccgtgttgttgttgttgttgttgttgttgcagtacctttgccctgtcagtgtagtgtaatcaccggtcgtcttcgtctagctcatgtAACGGTAGGCACAGGAAACTGGCTGTTTTGACGTgttgggtccagaggaagagaggtgttagatgagtgggtttgatggggcatgtgaagaggtggttagtgtcgtgcggggtaccttcacatgccggacatatctTTAGTATggccatggcagccggttctacgttaccggaatgactaccaagggctgccgccccagtaaactagccctgtctagtgtaccgtatccctaCGAGaccatgtatttgtatttggtttcgagaaaaaagtAACATAAAAACCAGTTCGTCAAATGCTCTGTGTTggtatattttacttaaatcttGCAATTGattcgtgttgttgttgttataacagCATAAGCGTCCCTATAAATTTGAGGGGAATGCTACTGGACTGGCAGCAGTATTCCTTGGCCAAATACAAATCCGGTTGTGTTTGgagtttttgtaataaaatggaATTTGCCATGCTAGgatgtgaaataaattttcgGAAGCATAGTTTCGCATTTTATGATACATAATCGGCACCCCCTGCACATGCTGgtgttttgaaataaaagtaatttttcgatGGCACTACCGTTCAGTTGTTGCAAGAATCTAACATGACAACAGttgtttcaatatttatattttttttatataagaatttCGTAGAAATTTTAAGATCATTTCGCCGCGTTTTTTCTTTTCGCTCCTTCGTGAGACACAACATAACAGCATATAGCCcgctcaaaacaaaaataaataataacctcTTGTCCGGCACCTCTGATTATTTATAATACCAAAATACAACCCTGGAGTAAGTCATTTTCATTCACGCCATTTTGATTAATCATTGAATGAATCAATTCAATTAACAATTAGTTAGGGATTATTTCATACATATGCAGGAATTCTATATTCGTATAAATACAACTCATTTCAGTtaacttttaaatatataaacttaaaattaaaatattggcaGTTCGTGTTAAATACGAGGTAGAATGCAAAAAATAAGAACAGTCAGAATTAAAAGGAGGTGGATTTTTTCGTCACTGGCAAATTCTTTCAAATCATTGATCgggtagaaaaaaattaaaaatttggagatttCGTTTTTGCGATATTTATTATTGATTATATTCAAGAAATTGTCATTCTATTATATTGGAAAGGAAGCCAACGAACCGAATGTGTTATAGTTGCACTTTGCTTACATTGCATGAATGGCAGGATAATATTTAAGCACACTCAAAGGGATCTTCAAATTTATGGAAACGTTGGGCTGCAAAAAAATCATCAGAAAAAGGAAAACACAGGTTGCAACCCCAAAAATTTGGAATATGCAATAGTAAGTAacagaaaatatttgtgtatatggtcatatatgtatgcatatcatATACGTTGTATTcagaaattaaacaattttcaaatcgTAGATGGAGCCGATGAGTAATCTAGTTAAGTTGGAAAGCTGTGATTTAGAAGCAGAGATTGCCGTTCCCAACACAATGCATAACAATCACTACGAACCCGATCAATCAAGTTaccataataacaacaatatacAATATGGAAATTACCAATCATATATACACAACATGCAAGATGCCAACAGTATTAATAAGCAAAGGCAAATCCCAGAGGAGGAACATGTGGATCAAATTGTATATGACAGCATGCATACAATATTAAATGTATATAATCGCTTCTATGAACTTTTAATTTTAGGCGGGAGGCAACAGGATTATTAAATCTGAAACTGAATATATCGCAATGCATGTCTCGGACCGTCCTGCCAATAGTAGCACTCAGTTAAGTTATGTGGATGGAAGGCAAGTTTATAGCTATAAACATCTGTATTccatattttgttattaaaaatgtttttcttcaaataGCAACGAAACAGATTTGCAAACAATGGATTCAGATGACATACCCGTTATagtaaatggaaaatatttcagaatcATTGAAGAGGTACAAAACTTTAGCAGCGTTCCCCAAAAATGCATGAGGAATATTTTATGTTGTTACATagcttttttgttgttacttGTATAGCAGCTTACAGGTTTTTACAGATATTTTGTTATGCTCCAtagattagttttttatttaaagtcaattaggttaaattattttttagggTTATAAATTATTACTGTATCTACAACAGCATAAAGTATTTACCAGAAGCTCACATATTTAGTGAAGGTTCCTGCTGTAGTATAAGTCCTGGGGCGGATATTGcctttaatacatttttatttactttaatccTTTATTAATATGTTTGCATATCGTAGATGAACGCAACAGAACATCAGCGAGTAACTCGTGGCATTGTAGCTGTATGCCAGCATTGTTCACGTGAAAAAGCAAGACCGATTCATGGATCCATGAGGATAACTTCGAATTTCGTACGGCATTTAAAGACCCTTCATCCTGAAAGGTATGAAGAATTTATCATTGAAAGGCAAAATAATTCACGCACACCGAGAGGGAGGCGGGGTCATAAACGTAAAATTAACCAACCGAAGGGACAGGTAAACAAGATTGCTTATATATTTTACTGTTTTGTATTAaggaagttattattttttttttgactcttTAGAATGGGAACAATTCGAGAACGGAAGGATACATGATGGATGACGAAAGTAACGCACATAGTCCAGAAGGTAATTCTGCATACTATGATGACACGCAGTTATCGTCGGCGAATAATTTGTACAATGCAGAGTAAGTTGAAAGAAAATTGTGCATAGTTTCTAGGTATAAATCCGGTTCGTTCCTGCTACTTGATTATAAGCAAAGCTAACCTTTATATTCAGGCGcttctttcacattttttttttttttgttaaaaagattttatatttgcttataataattaaattcaaatgcacgtacttttcaactaaaaatattttgtttttctagcAACACCGACATGTATTCCGCTGAATCCAACGATACGCACTtatcggatgaaagcatggagAAAAAGGGCAGTTCGAATTCCTGCCAAATAGCATGCGATCCAAATGAAATACCCACGATAttaaatggcaaatattttaaaattattgagcaGGTAAAatattacatagaaaaaaagaaagtggtTCCATATAATGCTAATTAATCTCGAATACCAGGACATGCACAGCAATAGGGCATCCATTAGCGTTGTAGCGGCCTGCCAATTCTGCGATGCTGATAAGTTAGTAAAAggcccgctcaaagtcacttcGAATTTCGTACAACATTTGCGTTCGCGCCATTTTAAGGAGTATAACatgtatttgaaagaaaaattcaacagcAGTACGAGATGTCGACGCTCACTTAATAAGCAGCCGGCACCATTACCTTTTATAGAAAAAGTCTTGAATTTCATTTTGTTATCTAATGTTCCAGTTTCTGTAGTGGAAGAATCAGCCTTCATTGAACTTTTCCGCGGCACTGGCCAGACAATGTGCTCCCGTGCCCAGCTACTTGCTCGCTTAGATGACACGCATGCATGCTTTGTGGATAATGTAAAACACAGCTTGCAGGAAGTACCGTATATTTGTGTCACCGCTGATATTTGGACCAGACAAAATAAGCAGTATTTTGGCTACTGCAGCTTTTG
The sequence above is drawn from the Anastrepha obliqua isolate idAnaObli1 chromosome 4, idAnaObli1_1.0, whole genome shotgun sequence genome and encodes:
- the LOC129245579 gene encoding replication factor C subunit 4; its protein translation is MQAFLKTGKTTAHDKTQSGGSSVTASSSGERRKPPAPWVEKYRPKSVEDVVEQSEVVAVLRKCVEGADLPNMLLYGPPGTGKTSTILAAARQIFGDLYRDRILELNASDERGIAVVRTKIKNFAQLTASGTRPDGRPCPPFKIIILDEADSMTHAAQAALRRTMEKESRSTRFCLVCNYVSRIIEPITSRCTKFRFKSLGDEQMISRLRHICELEDVKIDENAYKSIVQISGGDMRRAITTLQSCYRLKGTSNTISTADLLEMSGIIPENYLVEFLEVCQAGNYSKLEDFVRQIGYEAYSIGQMLEQFNDYVLRCPSLTNKQKALICDKLGECSFRLQDGGSEYLQIMDLGCAIILALK
- the LOC129245580 gene encoding transcription initiation factor TFIID subunit 9, with protein sequence MSAEKEKVDKSKLNNQVKHVPKDAQVIMSILKELNVQDYEPRVINQLLEFTYRYVTCILDDAKVFANHARKKTIDLDDVKLATEVVLDKAFTCPPPRHILAKLAEVRNAMPLPPIKPHCGLRLPPDRYCLSACNYKLRAANQPKKMTKSALDARSTIKTQTKSTGGSGGAGVTKRQTVLAPKTQVVTIPKPVIKFTTTTKTVSVSGSTGIGSSINVNSGGVDSGDVKMEVDLDTSASAAVGSIGGSNTGGDGSSGGVKREREDDEFEVVQ
- the LOC129244485 gene encoding uncharacterized protein LOC129244485, which encodes MNGRIIFKHTQRDLQIYGNVGLQKNHQKKENTGCNPKNLEYAIMEPMSNLVKLESCDLEAEIAVPNTMHNNHYEPDQSSYHNNNNIQYGNYQSYIHNMQDANSINKQRQIPEEEHVDQIAGGNRIIKSETEYIAMHVSDRPANSSTQLSYVDGSNETDLQTMDSDDIPVIVNGKYFRIIEEMNATEHQRVTRGIVAVCQHCSREKARPIHGSMRITSNFVRHLKTLHPERYEEFIIERQNNSRTPRGRRGHKRKINQPKGQNGNNSRTEGYMMDDESNAHSPEGNSAYYDDTQLSSANNLYNADNTDMYSAESNDTHLSDESMEKKGSSNSCQIACDPNEIPTILNGKYFKIIEQDMHSNRASISVVAACQFCDADKLVKGPLKVTSNFVQHLRSRHFKEYNMYLKEKFNSSTRCRRSLNKQPAPLPFIEKVLNFILLSNVPVSVVEESAFIELFRGTGQTMCSRAQLLARLDDTHACFVDNVKHSLQEVPYICVTADIWTRQNKQYFGYCSFWLDNELRRQMAVLACIRLSDAPTYNEIQTIIGQIQAKYDLSEEKITCTVVDGVRDFVQTYHNFSIKSMCNDYYDEDFNFSISCAQHLLNHIPKQLKRGEHSLHLLTVFDLNNILKSHEVLQDVLRRCLDIFRKCRDFEVDEIAGCLFDGQLAQSEVRWPAWYISLTQFLKHKNKIDELCTSLNASKFASHEIEYLEDLCMILKPITDALEFLQQDSYLYFGYFLPTLVTIKVKLKKLHECSRIKHLHIVARQLSDALLNRFGKYFEMNSECNDAMIAAIVCPAVKMRFVEALRETAPHVNTEMLMVLFVDYAQEFYVNNEQTENTQVERPPSVDSFLCFDPDDNEDTPSKQRPAVAIREELTSYLHDEDKTLACLNRYPLVKKVFHKYNTLLPTSLPLENFFHTFLNVFDGQKREHLNDEHLERLVLTKTNKIL